The following coding sequences lie in one Anguilla anguilla isolate fAngAng1 chromosome 14, fAngAng1.pri, whole genome shotgun sequence genomic window:
- the LOC118212408 gene encoding thymic stromal cotransporter homolog, with protein MQRLSPFRYYVEPVVLCAQLASSFYDTGLQMVVYERCANATNTINHTATDEEKQKAISNFYMTYTILSSLLPFIPAYFLARRGDNGYRRVPIAVPLVGYLISRTLLLLVILLELPIEVMFGGAVIYGLCGGFASYWAGVMALVSVSSSEGRRSLHLSRTELIYGLAGFFGSIASGHLFQLYVVENKQGVVLVVLSVLLYLFCFLYVVFVLKTSHDDRNSRSSQDGQDGQEIGILNHRYRDIVNVVLLFASAILYDIAVAGAMEILMSFVRKEPLNWNAVYVGYGNAAGFAIFFTSFLGVFVFSKCASDTTLIIIGMLSFAAGIYFMAFVTATYMFYLARTLTLFALIPMPIIRSLLSKQVQGSSCGKILTMLQLSFSLASLAYSPIFTKIYQATLEWFPGFTFLFSSILTVLAIIPTSIVGCRTARQEGYERIQGN; from the exons ATGCAGCGTTTGTCACCGTTTCGGTACTATGTTGAACCCGTCGTTCTTTGTGCCCAACTTGCCAGTTCGTTCTATGATACTGGTTTACAGATGGTAGTGTACGAGCGATGCGCCAATGCGACCAACACCATCAATCACACCGCCACTgatgaggaaaaacagaaagccaTTTCCAACTTTTACATGACTTACACTATATTGTCGAGCCTTCTCCCATTCATACCCGCTTATTTTCTGGCGAGACGTGGGGATAATGGGTACAGGAGGGTACCCATCGCTGTGCCTTTGGTGGGTTACCTGATTTCAAGAACTCTGCTCCTGCTGGTTATCCTGCTGGAGTTACCCATCGAAGTGATGTTTGGGGGAGCGGTGATTTATGGACTGTGTGGGGGATTTGCCTCGTATTGGGCAGGTGTCATGGCTCTTGTGTCCGTATCTTCAAGCGAGGGACGTAGATCACTACATTTGAGCAGGACAGAATTGATATACGGATTGGCGGGGTTTTTCGGTAGCATAGCGTCTGGCCACCTTTTCCAGTTGTATGTGGTTGAAAACAAACAAGGGGTAGTGCTTGTGGTTCTGAGTGTATTGCTGTATCTTTTCTGCTTTTTATACGTTGTTTTTGTGCTTAAAACGAGTCACGATGATCGAAATTCAAGGAGCAGCCAAGATGGGCAAGATGGGCAAGAAATTGGAATACTGAATCATCGTTACCGTGATATTGTTAATGTCGTCCTCCTGTTCGCCAGTGCCATTCTGTATGATATTGCTGTTGCGGGTGCTATGGAGATTTTGATGTCTTTTGTAAGGAAAGAACCCTTAAACTGGAATGCTGTATACGTGGGATATGGCAACGCAGCAGGCTTCGCAATCTTCTTCACGAGTTTCCTCGGGGTCTTTGTTTTCTCCAAATGCGCAAGCGATACCACCTTGATCATAATTGGAATGCTGTCCTTCGCTGCCGGAATTTATTTTATGGCCTTCGTGACAGCAACATACATGTTCTATCTAG CTCGAACTTTGACTCTGTTTGCACTAATCCCGATGCCAATCATTCGCTCTCTGTTGTCCAAACAAGTCCAGGGCTCTTCGTGTG GGAAAATTCTCACAATGCTGCAGCTCTCCTTTTCCCTGGCCAGCCTGGCCTATTCCCCAATCTTCACTAAGATTTACCAGGCTACGCTCGAGTGGTTCCCTGGATTCACCTTCCTCTTCTCCAGCATACTCACAGTCCTCGCCATCATACCCACAAG cATTGTGGGCTGCAGGACCGCCAGACAGGAGGGTTATGAGAGGATACAGGGTAACTGA